The nucleotide sequence gacaaaaatgtgtgtttttttgacAGGAAATCCACTCATTCAGCTGATCTTCTCGTTCATGGGTCCTGTAGTACTGGTAGCATAATGTTTGCCCATGTGGGATGTATATGTAATTGCACATGTCTGCTGGACTATGTAGGAACAAGTTTGCTTGATTTGTGCAATGTATTTGCTGGTTAATCTTAGCACAATGGTTATGGCTGTGCAATAATTTGTCAAGCTATGAGAACGGCAGATGATTGGTCGGTTGAACTGTGCTTTTTCTTGCTGTGTCAGCTGACAACAACTTCATCCCATGTCATTTACTGTGGCATCATTTAAGGCCTGTTGATGTGGCTATATAAATGAATTTTTGGTCTGTAAACAATTTTAATATAGCATAGTTATATCCAAGAATCAAAAAACAATGCTTCCTTTTTCAAGAAATATTGTTCCCCAGGTTTTATAACTTTATTTGAAAACGtataaaatcacattttatttaaaaggttGCATATATACCGGCTTATATTTTAAAAGTGGATGGGTTAAATATGTCAAATACTGTTTTGATAATAGAAAGGAGCAAGCAAGTCAATTTTATCTTTGCTGCCTTAGTTCTGTTCTGTTCATTAAAGGTGCAGGATTTATGTTGTATGGACTATATGTCATGGTTGTGTAGAGCATGCCAGAGATGCACCAACGCAAAACTTTTAGCTTTgaaaaaatgtatctaataatttgatatataatgttttttataaatatttgcccattttaaagtgcccctgcTTTTTTGAATAGTatctttcatgcagtgtgtaatatagctgtttgtaAATATAAATTGTCTGCAAAGTTAAAGATCAAAGTATATGAAAAATAAACGCATTgtatcctaaaaaaaaaaaaaaaattgattttgaGCTTCCAAAATAATTAGTCAGACTCAGCGATTCCTGTTGCAAATGCCAGCATATGATATTCATTGGCTGCCTGTGAACAATGTCCACGTTGACCCTCAAACACTATAAAAAACGGCGCCATTGTTACTGTTTCGTTTCACTGTGTATTCAAGTGCTGCGGAAGATCCAGAGCTGAAAATCAGATATTGtaatagtttttttctttttttgacaaGTGGTcaacctttattccacaaggtggcaatgtctgatacccaatgatgaagtgacgtttcactcatagttacctctgacagaaaacgaaacaaaattttgaagacattgaaaatgagtttggagaatatgctggagatcgcgaatatgaggcagatgctgaatatactggtaaacgagctctgacgaggtcatatgatgatggtattaaacatctgctcaaactgaatccttccaagctccaaaagggaacgaaataggttttattttattcttctgtagctgttactctaaaatcaggagttttatatattatcacgacaggtagaggtctatccatgttaaatatagatctgggtcgctaacgacctgaatatgtaagaatgtttggtgaaacagtcatgcatttaagggctaattgcattttatttaattttatttaattacattttattttatttaataacttttatgtcaaagatacaggagacacatagcagccaatacaatctgttgtttaatatctgcttgtattgcctcatgactgatgaaaaatttgctttgtgtgcagtagaattttgatgcatcacaatgcatcgtagaatcgaattgaatcgaatcgttacctggtgaatcgtaatcgaatcgaatcgtgaaggcagtgccaatgcacacccctaataaaaaccaaactctggtcaggccaatcacatcgtgtatagagtcagtgggcggggcttaacataatgacgtcagagttgcgcttgcgtgctacttgaaaataaagaagctggcgaaccgGTTCCTCTTTCAAATCGGCTTTGGCCACGACTCTgggagacttggagttaagcttttcactgagaaaagaacaaagaacggcactgaagtcattcttaagaagggaagatgtgttcaaagttttgccgactggttacagcgaaagtttaatttgtcaacTAGCTCGGCTTCgccttcttcgttgctctggttggttgtagcgctatcctgtctcgtgcagagggagtttgaaagacaaccgtttatcccgcccctcggattgagctgtcaatggtgagtttccagaccaaacatcttgatgtgggtctggcttgtcaggctagtaaacctttgtaggagacctccaaaatACATCCCTTTAAGGATCTTTGACTCATACACTGCTAAACAAGGCCAGGGCTGCACCCTCCTTCATGTCTTTAGTAGTTTTCATGTGTGTTGGGTTTTTGGTAAATCTATTAGATCTTGTTTTATTAGCTAATCTGCAGCTAACAAGGGTGGCCCAATGTAACAGCACCATTAATATGTATGCGTTTGTAGGATATGCCGTCTGTTTTTTATTAAGACGGACCGTGTTAATCTGCTCACtctctgtttttaaatgtggaAAATCCCCCAGCTCTCCCCTCTTCATTATAATAACGCCATGAGCCGCCCCAATAACGCCATGAGCaaaaaaattggttgttttAACTACAGGAGACACCCCTGAAATAGACTCTCTCTGTCAATAAAtaatccatctatctatctttttttttttttagttgaacTAACCCATGTTTGCCTAATTGTCTTTAATGgtttaaataaaaagttttgCTTTACTTGTAGAGCTAGTTGTCAATGTTTGGTTGCTTATTTTTAGTATACACTTTAACATTTTGctgaaaaaagtaataataataaaataaaataaataaataaacattttgtctCTTTTATTCTTCCCCAGACTGTCCAAACAGAATAAGAGGATTGTATATACAATTTTAGAGTACTCTCCCCTCCTCGACTCCTGTAATATGACCACAGATGACTGGGCCAGTATTGGAAAAGACATTGAGGTGCTTCGCTTTTAACCATCTTTGTCTGGTTTTGAGTTACTGTGtgttttgcttgttttcatgttttttttcctggcCGAAATGCTCACATTGTCAAGTACCGAGTTAGATATGTAAATACTGATTTGTGAACAGAACTGATCTGATAAATAAtttgattattaatatttatttgtttatttttacaaaaaattagctttttttaaatttgtaatGTCATGAAGGCAATTCAATGACCAGGTCAACATTTTTTTAGTTCAGAGTATTGAGGTtttcaaagttttttttctctctcctgtTGACAGAAACACTATGAGCAATACGATGGTTTTGTCGTGCTGCACGGCACAGACACCATGGCTTACACCGCTTCTGCCTTATCCTTCATGTGTGAGAATCTGGGAAAGCCAGTCATCCTCACTGGCTCACAGGTAACATGTTTTAAAtggatcatttactcacctttgtGCTGCGCAAATCAAGCATTTTGAAGAACAGACTTGCCGTGATATCAAGGTCCTGCCCATTGTCCTGCCTAATCAACAACtttttgtgaaataaacagttatggaaatgtagaattTAAAGTTAATTTGTCTATGTTCAATTACATTACATGGAGAGGGATGGGGTTTATGACCTATACTGGGACCAGCCACCTTAGGGTGATCGACACTTAACTTAACGACACTTAACACCAAGCGTGATCGGCACGCTTGGTGACCTAAAATCCAACcaaaatacaaatgtaattcTATTCAGGCACATTGATATCCATGAAGTGTCTCCCTTTCAAATcctgatttagtttttttgggatataaaaacatttttacatattttgcattgttgctgctcttctcttcccagtctgtcagaaACACTCTGTTTAGTTCTAGTTTCTATGAAGCCCTTCCTTCTGAAACAtgcactgtgctctgattggttagctGGACCAGTGTcctgtgattggtcaaccacTCTGAGTGCGTTTCAAAAATGTTACACCCCTTATCATTACCGCACGTTTCGACGCACTGTTTGCAGAcatttttcatgctcaaacattacacattaatgaaagttgaaaatataaaaaaaagcataaaaggACCCCTTTTAAAGTTAACTCCAATGTTAATATTTAACTAGAGATCATCAAAGAAGCAGAATGTTAACTTCACTACTAGCTTCACAACCATCTTGTGTGTTGCAGGTGCCCATCTATGAGATGAGGAATGATGGGAGGGACAACCTCTTGGGGGCGCTGTTGATTGCAGGACAGTTTGTCATCCCTgaggtgagttttttttttttttttctctgtgagTGACGACTTTGTAGTCATTCGAAATTCAGTATGAAAAGATACCGTCTAATGTGATGATTTTAAGACTCATGTTTTGGAGGATTTTAGGAATATGGACAAagtgttttttaataaaatacagGAAACTGTCCATTGAGATGACTATGTTTTGCagtacattttgtttttgcCGTGCCAATGAAACGCAATAAAGATACTTTATTACAAATTGATTGTAAtcattttttaatagttttttattGTTATAAGAAATATTTCTAAAACAGTTTAAATTGAGAAAAGGACAAGAAAAAGCCCTTTGTGTTTGTCTTCACAGGTCTGCCTGTATTTTCATCATAAGCTGTACAGGGGCAATCGTGTCACCAAAGTGGACGCTGGAAGCTTTAACGCATTTACCTCACCAAACCTGGCGCCATTAGCCAATGCTGAAGTCGACATCAAAAGTAATTTTATACACAGTCTTGGTCCCATATGGGTCCATTTATAGATGTAGTTTTCACACAGCATTTACTGTTGTTcttcctgtattacttttgtctGCCACAGAAATTCAGTTTGTACTGGATGCTCTTTTCTATGCAATTACAGTGGTTTTTGACTGAGGCTTTTAAAGGGAGTGTTCGCCCGAAAGTGTTACTCAcctcaagttgttctaaacctgtataattttctttttttttgcggaacacaaaagaagatattttaaagacggTAACCAAACCGTTGACTTTTCATAGTATGggataacaaaataaataaaatactatggaagttaaTGGGACCAATCAACTGTTTGAACTGAAACTtgttaatcatttttatttcaattttagtCTTTAGTGCATCACGATTAAATAAGTGAAAATCTGAAATGTTGCCATGGCaagttgtttttaatattttattttaaataatgatttaatcCTGTGGTGATAAGAATAAAGTACAAAGTACAAATATCAGTCTCGTGTAGACtccattaatattttttcataaaaaacTGCACATATAATAAGAATACACTTcattaagaaaaaaagttaaatttgaGATGTATACACATTAATTAGTGATGCTGAAGTGTTATTTTATTCAGGCATGTATTTAGAttataatgatttatttcttaCACTTTAGTTAACTGGGACACTGTGTGGCGAGCCAACACAACCGCCAAATTCACTGTCAACACACAAATGAACCGTAATGTGGGTCTTCTGCGACTCTTCCCAGGAATCACTGCTGATACAGTAAGGCCGTGTGGTAATGTCTGCCTTTATTTGCCACAAATTTTTGCCAAATCTCTTCCTTCGGTGCATGaacatgtttcatgttttaaatgaGATCCATTCTCTCATTAGGTCAGGGCCTTTTTGCAGCCTCCTATGGATGGGATCGTATTGGAGACCTATGGCAGCGGGAACGCCCCTGATAACCGAGCTGACCTTCTGGACGAGATCCGTAAAGCGACTGAGAGAGGACTCCTCATGATCAACTGCACCCAGTGCCTCCGGGGCTCGGTCACCGCTTCGTACGCCACGGGCCAGGTATGGGAGTTTGCTTAAGAAAGGccttatgtgtgtgtattccaGGAGTGTGTAATTTAAGATTCCCTCTCAGGCTCTGAGTGATGCTGGTTTGGTCGCTGGGTGTGATATGACCCCAGAAGCTGCTCTTTCAAAACTCTCCTATGTGTTGGCAAAACAACACCTCAGTACAGAAGAGAAGAAGAAGGTATGGAAAAATACATATAAACCACACTTGGGTCAATaacatacactaccattcagaagtttggggtcagtaatgaGTATTGTATCACAGATTTCACTTAtgattaagcagcacaactgttttcgacattgataataataagatatgtttcttgagcagcaaatcatcatattagaatgattttctgaagaataatgtgacactgaagactgaagaataatgtgacatcacaggaataaattacattttaaaatatatcacaattgaaaacagttattttaaattgtgaaatattataatattaaaaaagtataatgttactgttttaatgtattttctgatacatttttaaatgcagccttggtgagcgtAAGATACTACTTTCATTGAAAAAATCTTaatgaccctaaacttttgattGGTAGTATATTAGTAAAAATCTTTTTTCCCCttaaattttattaaatataaacttttttttatatttaataaaatataaattattttaaaatatgttatgtGGTGTAACCATTaagtaaatattattattattattattattatttttattattattacattagttagttaattaattaatggaGGTGTCACACTACATGACATTTTTACATCTTGAACTAACCTTGCTTTGTATAGGTACAGTATAATGCATCATTTTTTGTTGGTATTTTAAGAGACTTATTGACCTTGAtgaagtattatttttttagttgTACCACTTGAATTTGATTTGAATTtaggtttttttaaataataataagcagtaaagtagttttattttaaataataataattattacttgtTTTAAATCACTTACGGTGTTAATGAAActttgtttatttgttcataAGATGCTGAGTCGCAATCTGCGTGGTGAGATGATAGCTGACCTAGGCGGGGCAAAGCTTTCTCTCAGCGACAGTCGCTTTATTCAGGTCATTGCCAAGGCCCTCAGCATTAGCTGTAAAGAGGTAATGTAACATGTACTTTCTCTCGTTCTAATTGCTCTTTAAACAAACGGGGGTGTGCGATTATTGACAAAAATAGGAAGAAATAGGATCCCAATTTTTATAGGGATTTTGCTGATAACAGTAATTAGATAATATTTAACAAAGTCTTTTTGTGCTGGTAACTTGGCTGCTTTACGCCTGTCATGGACTGCTGACTTGTGAAAATATTTCTGGGAAGTTCATAGACTTTTTAAGTAAATTGACTTTTCCCCTTATAATTGCAATTTTTTTCTAACCTTATTAGATATATGCATGATCTTTTGTCAAATTCTTACATTTATACAATACATTAAATGAATAATAAGATACTatggtgttttaaaaataaaatttactattgaaataaatgaaatgttATCCTAAATTCTGAAACTAAAACCGTCATTAGGTTTAAAAtgactgattcattcagaaacGAAGCGAGCCACTCACACGATTGAAGTTGTATACTGTACAGCAGGTACGGCATTTGGTTTGAAACTTACTTTTATTGTGTTCCATACAGTGTGTGGCATGTAATATAAATGAAACTCTGGGCATACTGCATTCACCATGCTTTCACTTTTCACCGTCGTGACCTACAGTGTCAGTTTAAtcgcttcactgccattcacaaatcctcgctcgtggcctcatgggatcgTAAAGTGTCTGTTGAATGTGCACCACAGAATTTCAGTGGGAGTAGTGGGTCATTTAGGTCACCTGGTTTTTCGAATACTATGCATTCAGACATACTATTCTGTTGGTATACTGGTGCAGGGTTCATTTTTGTCTCTTAGT is from Pseudorasbora parva isolate DD20220531a chromosome 10, ASM2467924v1, whole genome shotgun sequence and encodes:
- the aspg gene encoding 60 kDa lysophospholipase isoform X1, with translation MAEWKHTTSAPSSTSMTSLGRALSRSNLSQPDVFQLQKCHSRSTAGQSRRRFSSSSESPDSSPNVEARVLVINTGGTIGMTYHNNVLSPEPNALVETLRKLPILHDEQYAQLTRLYDYYNPQENTLVLPLSKQNKRIVYTILEYSPLLDSCNMTTDDWASIGKDIEKHYEQYDGFVVLHGTDTMAYTASALSFMCENLGKPVILTGSQVPIYEMRNDGRDNLLGALLIAGQFVIPEVCLYFHHKLYRGNRVTKVDAGSFNAFTSPNLAPLANAEVDIKINWDTVWRANTTAKFTVNTQMNRNVGLLRLFPGITADTVRAFLQPPMDGIVLETYGSGNAPDNRADLLDEIRKATERGLLMINCTQCLRGSVTASYATGQALSDAGLVAGCDMTPEAALSKLSYVLAKQHLSTEEKKKMLSRNLRGEMIADLGGAKLSLSDSRFIQVIAKALSISCKEELEAVRDALTPTLVCVAAKIGDIEALEAIREMGSDLSMADYDGRTPLHIAACEGHLKVMEYLLSKGATVYARDRFGDTPLRNAVRFRNKDVVRLLRKTGAHFSQDEMADFGMELCSLAAHGDLEGLEIWQLAGVDLTICSYDGQTPIEVASATGCEEAVEFLQQAAQYQIQPVFEEDEQNGEFNEFTACPRP
- the aspg gene encoding 60 kDa lysophospholipase isoform X2; translation: MAEWKHTTSAPSSTSMTSLGRALSRSNLSQPDVFQLQKCHSRSTAGQSRRRFSSSSESPDSSPNVEARVLVINTGGTIGMTYHNNVLSPEPNALVETLRKLPILHDEQYAQLTRLYDYYNPQENTLVLPLSKQNKRIVYTILEYSPLLDSCNMTTDDWASIGKDIEKHYEQYDGFVVLHGTDTMAYTASALSFMCENLGKPVILTGSQVPIYEMRNDGRDNLLGALLIAGQFVIPEVCLYFHHKLYRGNRVTKVDAGSFNAFTSPNLAPLANAEVDIKINWDTVWRANTTAKFTVNTQMNRNVGLLRLFPGITADTVRAFLQPPMDGIVLETYGSGNAPDNRADLLDEIRKATERGLLMINCTQCLRGSVTASYATGQALSDAGLVAGCDMTPEAALSKLSYVLAKQHLSTEEKKKMLSRNLRGEMIADLGGAKLSLSDSRFIQVIAKALSISCKEELEAVRDALTPTLVCVAAKIGDIEALEAIREMGSDLSMADYDGRTPLHIAACEGHLKVMEYLLSKGATVYARDRFGDTPLRNAVRFRNKDVVRLLRKTGAHFSQDEMADFGMELCSLAAHGDLEGLEIWQLAGVDLTICSYDGQTPIEVASATGCEEAVEFLQQAAQYQIQNGEFNEFTACPRP